The Apium graveolens cultivar Ventura chromosome 3, ASM990537v1, whole genome shotgun sequence sequence ACCCTCCGTCATCAGGATCATTTAAGGCCGAGTTGATTGAACCTGTTATTATACCAATGCTCAATTTAATTCGACAGACTGGTTCTTATTTTATGGTCAATTCTTACCCGTTCTTCGCTTATGAAGCCAACACTGACACCATCTCCCTAGACTACGCGTTGCTTAACCCCAACAGCGGTGTCAAAGACTCGGGCAATGGGAGGGTTTACAAGAGCCTTTTCGAAGCCCAGCTTGATGCAGTATTTGCCGCTCTTGATGCCTTGCATTTTAATGACATTAAAGTTGTCGTTTCCGAGACTGGCTGGCCCTCTGCAGGCGGGGACAAAGAACTTGGTGCTGGAGTCGAAAATGCAGCTTCTTATAACGGAAATCTTGTGCGCAGAGTACTCACTGGGGGTGGCACCCCTTTAAGGCCTAACGATAAACTCAATGTCTTTTTATTCGCACTGTTTAACGAAAATCAAAAGACCGGTCCTGTTTCCGAAAGAAATTATGGCCTTTTTTATCCGAACGAACAGAAAGTTTACGATATTCCTTTGTCGTTGAATGCATTGAACAAAGGAGGAGGTTTGAGTGGGACGTGCAATTTCGGTATGATGTGATTACTCAAATTCGAagtttaaatttatattttttatattccCCCCCTAAATTAGTGTAGTTTTTATCGAAAACACAAGTGTACGAGTTAGGCGAGTAACAAACGGTACTGTAATAACTCGTTTAATAACAAACCAGCAATAAACTGCACTGTAATACCTCGTTCAATAGCAAACCCTGTTATACGAAAACTAAAGTGCAGATTGTTTTTTGTTATGTTTTCAGCTTTGGGCAGCTGCGAGACTCCTACAAATGGTGCAGGCACTCAGAAGTCAGGGCCACTCTTGAAATGCCTGGTGTGGTGGTTCAATTTTTACTGTTCTTTTTTAACTAGGCATATTGAAGAGTAGCGCTTACCAGCTTATATAGTTCAAGAGGATATAGAATTTAATATTTTATGTAATGGTATCAGGCTCTAGATAGGCTTCTTTCTTTATTGAGTTTATATATTTTTGCTTAGAATTGATATTAATCTATAAGAAATATGCATGTAAGTAAGTATTCAGCGAGTTATACGAGTAGGTAGTGTATTTTAGTGATAAAATTAACAAATTTATAATCAAATCGGATAATTACTAATATATCCCTGGTATATTTATATTAAAAGAAAATTGTACTCATCTCATTTAGGTGAGTATGTACTTAGAAATATTAAGAGCTCTGTAATATATTCCTTCTTTATATTGTGACAAGCtgcatttttaataattttagtTTCTCTTACCTTTTGAGTAGTGCTAGGTTCCCCAAATATCTTATCCAAAAAATTTATGACTTATTTTTAATTTGTGGGCGCATATTAATGCATGCGGGTTCCCATTTTATTATTAGGAAGATTATCAACAATTCATGTGATACATCAGATTTGGGGAAATATTTGGGATAAAAATTTGGAATTTCTAACATTTTTCACCGTGATTTGAGAAATTTTTGTGAAAACTTTGTTAGAAGCTCTCTCAAAGGCAAAATCACTGATTAATTGAGTAAAGGGAGCAATTTGACTTGTATATTACATACTGGCTTAAATTAAGACGATTAATCAGAATTCAATGATTTAGTAGATTTTGAGGAATCTTGATATTCAAATGAAACTATCTATTTAAAAATAGGAAAATGTTAAACATAGCCGGACTATGTTTAAGAATTAAATACATGTATTTTTTCTGTCAAAATTTACCTTTACCTCCTTAAATATCAATATGAGCGTAAATTATAATATGGCAAGTGTTGAAAATTAAATTTTCATCCATATAGAATAGGTAAAAATCATTGCTctccacccttatatcttcttAGTAAAAATTATAGACAATTATTTTAGATAATACTTTTCAGCCCATATCAAACCCCTTGGCTACAAGTTTACAAAATCATTATAGCCAAATATTTTGCATTTTAGCAGAGATGCTCTTTAGGACGTACTCGCAGTGAGTCCGAAAGCTTTTCTAATATTAATGCACGGGGGTTCTTATGTAATTATATAACTTGACTAAAAATTTACTAATTTTATCATTAAATTCCCCTACGTACTCATGTACCTTTACATACTTAGGGGAatttttctaataataaaattattttattctATAAATTACTAAATTAGTAGTACAAGTGGAGACTTAATGTTTTGGGCCTAAGACTTACCTAAACGAGACAAACACTTCAGTTTAAAGTATAACCCTCAAAGCAGGCCCATTAAGAAAGCCCAAAATAAAACTAAGCCTTTTTTTCTTTATAAAAACATACAAATAAAATAAACCCACATTTTTTATCACCATCTCTGAGCACCAAAAATCTCTGTATAAATTTTCGGATAAGCTGCAAAAATTTAAGCAACAGAGGAAGCTTTGTGCTCATAAATTCACCAAACAGTAAGCTCACTTGTATGTCCTCGTTTACTCTTTTTTTCTCGTAAActaaacttttaatgtttcgtatttaataatatatataagtaCAATACTTATATAGGACTTAAAAGTTGAGTTTATGGATTTATTGGTGCCTATACAGCAAACCCATGAAGGGTTATGTTTATTACATTCTGTGTGTAATGATAGTAGAAAGATTCAATCTTTAAGGTTTAAAGATAGGGTTAGAGTTGGATTTAGTAATAGTGTAGCTAAAGTGTTTGATGGGAAAAATTCATGTTCTTTTGTTGTTTGTGGTGGGAATGGTGATGGGTTGAGGGGAAAGAAGGGTTTTACGGAGAAAAGGCGAAAAATGGTATCTGCCATTTCGAGGTCTGGGAGTGTTGGTTTGAATGGGGAAATGAATGGTTTTGATGTTAGGAATGGGGGGAGTTCGAGTTTGAGTAAGTATAGTTGTTCGCGGAATTTTGAGGAGTATGAGAGTAATAATTGTCTTCGTAGATTGGTTAAGAGTGGGGAGTTGGAGGAGAGTTTTAGGTTTTTGGAGAGTATGGTTTATCGGGGTGATATTCCGGATATTATTCCTTGTACGAGTTTGATTAGGGGGTTTTGTCGACTTAGGAAAACGAAGATGGCTACTAGAGTTTTGGAAATTCTTGAGGAGTCTGGTGCTGTTCCGGATGTTATTACTTATAATGTGTTGATTAGTGGGTATTGTAAGGTGGGAGAGATTGATAATGCGTTAGAGGTTTTGGATAGGATGAGTGTTGCGCCTGATGTTGTTACTTATAATACTATCTTGCGTAGTTTATGTGATCGTGGAAAACTTAGTCAAGCAATGGAAGTTCTTGATAGGCAGTTACGGAAGGAGTGTTATCCTGATGTCTTTACGTACACGATTTTGATTGAAGCCACTTGTAAGGAAAGTGGGGTAGATCAAGCAATGAAGCTGTTGGATGAAATGAGTAGTAAAGGTTGTAAACCGGATGTTGTTACTTATAATGTCCTTATCAATGGTATTTGCAAGGAAGGGAGGTTGGATGAAGCAATCAAATTTTTAGATAATATGTCATCATTGTATGGGTGCCGGCCAAATGTGATCACTCATAATATAATTCTACGTAGCATGTGTAGCACTGGTAGGTGGATGGATGCTGAAAAGCTTTTGACGGAGATGGTTCGCAAAGGGTGTTCTCCTAGTGTTGTTACCTTTAacatattaattaattttttatgtAGGAAAGGACTATTGGGTCGAGCAATTGATATTTTGGAGCAGATGCCTAAGCATGGATGTACTCCGAATTCATTGAGCTACAATCCATTGCTTCATGGATTTTGTAAAGAAAAGAAAATGGACAGGGCAATCGAATATCTGGAGATTATGATGTCTAGAGGGTGTTACCCTGATATTGTGACATATAATACTCTGCTCACTGCTTTATGCAAAGATGGAAAAGTTGGTATAGCGGTGGAAATACTTAACCAGCTAAGTAGCAAAGGTTGCTCTCCTGTTTTGATCACTTACAATACAGTGATTGATGGCCTTGCAAAAATAGGAAAAACAGAGTCTGCTATAGAGCTGTTGGATGAAATGCGAGGAAAGGGTCTCCAACCTGATATAATTACATATTCATCACTTGTTGGAGGGCTTAGCAGAGAAGGTAAGATTGAGGAGGCTGTTAGTTTCTTTTATGACTTGGAAGGACTCGGTGTTAGGCCTAATGCTATTACCTACAATACTCTAATGCTGGGGCTTTGTAAAGCTCGTAGAACTGATCGTGCCATTGACTTCTTAATCAGTATGGTAGCAAAGGGATGTAAACCTACTGAAGTTACTTACACTATTCTCATTGAAGGTTTGGCTTACGAAGGCCTGACGAAGGAAGCCTTGGAGATTTTAAGTGAGTTGTGCTCCAGGGGAGCTGTGAAGAGAAGTTCTGCACAACAGATGGTGGCCAAGATCTAGATTATGAATGAGTTGTAATGATATTTTCTTGAATCTACTTCATTTCTGGATAATTAAACCTTTTAGTTTTTAATACCTTCTCTTGTTTTACAACAAGCTAATGACTGTCATGCGTGACAAGCAAAATCCAAACCAATTTTGTCAATTGAAGAAAAGTTGCTACACTGCTGTTTCCGCTGTTTGGACTCAAAGGTTTGCATTCTCTTCATTCAGTAAGTATCACATTGCTCTTAATTGCAAAAGTCCAGATATATTATTGGTGTCCTAAACTGTTAATACATTAATATTTTTTCATCTATCATGGCTTTCAGTGGTTTAAGCTTAAGCCAATTCGAGCAGATTGTTATAACTTTATCCTGAATTTACTTTAGAATCAGCTTGAACTGTACATTTCTCAGTTTACAAACCTTGTGTAGCTGAGTTTAAAGTTTTCAATACAAAGCCCTGTAGGCTGTAGGTAGTGATCTGGCAGTTGCAATAATATTTCCCGGAAAATCTAAAATTGCTGCACCCTTAATCATATGAAAAGTTCACACACTAGAGAATATATGATCCAACTATCTAATTTTCACCTAAACTTGCATAAAATGATAAATCAAATTCAAGAATATAATGGACAGCCATCAACTGCAACACCCTTTGCAGTTGGACATGTAGCTAGATCACAGTGCTCGCCATTCGATCCCCACCACGATATGCTTATGTTTTCCATGCTTAAAGTGAAATACAAAAGCACCCCCATGAATGCTAATCCTGCATCAAATGCTGCAGAAAGAACATAATTGTACCTCTTCCACCAGTCTTTCCTGTATCTGAAAACAAAGAAATTGAACACTATGCCAAAGAAAATCCAGCTGTTGTAATTCAAGCTTGTTGCAGGAGGCATCATAGCTGTCGAGCCAAATACTACAGGAAGGTTTATCAGTTTAATCCACTTTTGATCTGGAAAGCATTTGTGTAGTAGCCATACGAGTATTGGACCTAAAGCACCTATTAGGAAGCACCAGTTAAGCTTAGAGTAATTCCCAAGCTGACCGAAGATCCGTATGGGGCCTACTAGGCCCCAGATAACCGACGCATCAAAGAACACTCTGTCATTAGGGCACGTCCACGGGCTGTTGGGTGGGAGGAGTTGATCCTGGCATATGTTCTCGATAGTATTTAAGAGCCACCAAGCGACACCAAGGTTGATTGATCCAGCTAGTATTGTTCCGACAAACTGTTAATGATAAATATGGGTGTCATCAAACATAAATTTCATTAGGCATGATAATGAGGGCTCAAACTGAGTTTGATGTACATTGAAAAGGTGTTGTACCTGAACTATGAACATCGATCTTGGTGGAACTTTCATGTAGTGGCCTAATTTGAAATCATTTAGAAAGGAAACTGCCTGTGTCATGCTCATGTAACCAAAAGTTTTGAAGCAAACATTCGCAATTGGCCTTCCTGGGTAAATGATACCCATTACATACTCTGTGATGATGTTCAGTCCTGGTGTCTACAACCAAAATATTGTTAGGGAAACTGCAAAATACTCGAATCTTTAGACGAATGCAAACATGTAGAAGTTAAACAAGTTGTTTTAGAATGCATTGCTGGTTCTTGATATAGACCAAAGACATGGTTGTTTGAAATTCAGTTGAGAAGATGCAAACTTTACTCGAGGACTCAATTGGAACGAAGCACTACCGATTACTCACCTGATTTGTGGTTGCTGTTATGACACTGATGGGAAGAGTGAATATTAAGGCCATCCCCGCAGCAAAGAGGAGTCCCCACCATGGCAATTGGACCTGATCGTTCATAAAAATGCAGAGGACGAGGGATAGAACAAGAGCCCCAGCCAGCATTACGTGAAACCACCAGTTTGGTATGTCCTTGTACTTCTTCATTAGTTTTGTGTGTATATCTTCCTTTCCTTTATGTGCAGCTTTGTATTGGCTGAGTATCTCTCTGTTAAGACAGATCCATCTCACAGTTCAAGTAATAAAACGCAGTTCTAATATTACATCAGTCACATAGTTTGACATAGGAATCCTTGAATTACCTTCCATTGAACGCGGCCACATGAGTTAGAGTAGCGATAACAGCAGCAAAACCACATCCGTAGGTAACAGCGAAGAAGGTACTGAGATAAATAGGTCCCTGCTCATGATACGCTGGTATGTCTAGCTGAAAGTTATTATTAACAATCGCAGTAACATTATATACATGGCCTTGAGAGGTATATAAATGTGAGGAGAAGATGGGGAAAGTTTTGGCCTTGTACAAATTCAATCCCCAATATGTCACCGGAGTTAAAACATAGAGTATAAGCGTGTATCCCACCATTACATTGACAATGGCAAAAAATGGAGTAATCAGAGGACTGCCTAGATATGAGGCTACAACAGACCAGTCTACCGTAAAGGAGGCAATTCCTAGTCCTCGCATGCCTGATCCAAGTTGTTGTGCTGTCACGGATTTTGGAAGGGCCCAACAGAGCAAGGAAAGATTGCTCAGTGTGGGGAAGAGGTAGCCTGGGAAGACATACCAGGAGAAGCTGCAGATTAGGGCAATGACAAAGAATTTGCCTCGTGACATTCGTTGAGTATCTTTCTCATGGAGGGCTCTGCACATTGTAATAGAAATTTAGTTTGTTTCAGTGTCTAGCTTGAATAGACTACTAGCTTTCATTTTTGCTTCTTAACATCAGTTGCATGATATATAAACAGATTAAACCTTTCGATGTGAAAAGCAAACAGGATTGCGATGATCTTACCTAAACAGAGATACCTGAACCAGACTACTTGGCCACCACATATGCGCTGGATCCACCACGTACTTCCTCAGAAGCCCTGCCCAACCGTACCCCAGTACCTGCATTATTGCAATGACAATCAGAGGAAATGAAAGTCGAGTTTAGTTTCTGCACTTTCGTTGTAAAAATCGATTTTATGCTTAATACAGGGATAAACTAGTTACAGAACTTTCTAATACCTAGTTTCTATCAATCACACATCCTTTGAATTTCTTTTCCCCCTGTGTAAGAGATTTCATACTTGAAAATACCGAACTTTCTAGTGCACCCTCAGGCCTCGGGCACCTTAGAGCAACTCCAACCTACTAGCTATCTGTGTTTTAGCTATTCAAGGATTGAAGTAGCTATTCAACAACTCCAACACTAGTCACACAAACAAAAAATTGCAGGCAGGGTTTAAATTTTATCTGAGCCCCGTTTACCTTAACCTGGCGGATGTCTTAATAACAAGAGGTCGAAATTCATGTAAATTAGAGGCACAATTATTACAAACACATGGGAGGACTCGAACCCGAGTCTCTCCCTAAACTGAGCTGTGATATCATGTTAAGTAACCAGcactaaaaccttaaggtgtgGTAAAGGAAGGCTCAGTTGCACTAAAACCtcactaaaaccttaaggtgtgGTAGAGGAATGCTCAGTCGCACTAAAACCtcactaaaaccttaaggtgtgGTAGAGGAAGGCTCACTCCGTCGCACTAAAACCtcactaaaaccttaaggtgtgGTAGAGGAAGGCTTAGTCGCactaaaaccttaaggtggtaGAGGAAAGCCCCAACAAAACT is a genomic window containing:
- the LOC141711384 gene encoding uncharacterized protein LOC141711384, which encodes MDLLVPIQQTHEGLCLLHSVCNDSRKIQSLRFKDRVRVGFSNSVAKVFDGKNSCSFVVCGGNGDGLRGKKGFTEKRRKMVSAISRSGSVGLNGEMNGFDVRNGGSSSLSKYSCSRNFEEYESNNCLRRLVKSGELEESFRFLESMVYRGDIPDIIPCTSLIRGFCRLRKTKMATRVLEILEESGAVPDVITYNVLISGYCKVGEIDNALEVLDRMSVAPDVVTYNTILRSLCDRGKLSQAMEVLDRQLRKECYPDVFTYTILIEATCKESGVDQAMKLLDEMSSKGCKPDVVTYNVLINGICKEGRLDEAIKFLDNMSSLYGCRPNVITHNIILRSMCSTGRWMDAEKLLTEMVRKGCSPSVVTFNILINFLCRKGLLGRAIDILEQMPKHGCTPNSLSYNPLLHGFCKEKKMDRAIEYLEIMMSRGCYPDIVTYNTLLTALCKDGKVGIAVEILNQLSSKGCSPVLITYNTVIDGLAKIGKTESAIELLDEMRGKGLQPDIITYSSLVGGLSREGKIEEAVSFFYDLEGLGVRPNAITYNTLMLGLCKARRTDRAIDFLISMVAKGCKPTEVTYTILIEGLAYEGLTKEALEILSELCSRGAVKRSSAQQMVAKI
- the LOC141711383 gene encoding oligopeptide transporter 4-like, producing MAAMEIQDSPANKNTDTGEEVSPVEQVRLTVSNFDDPALPVWTFRMWFLGLTSCCLLSFLNTFFSYRTEPLLITMISVQVATLPTGKFMAAVLPTARFRVPGFGSREFSLNPGPFNTKEHVLISIFANAGSAFGNGAAYAVGIVNIVRAFYHRKISFWASWILVITTQVLGYGWAGLLRKYVVDPAHMWWPSSLVQVSLFRALHEKDTQRMSRGKFFVIALICSFSWYVFPGYLFPTLSNLSLLCWALPKSVTAQQLGSGMRGLGIASFTVDWSVVASYLGSPLITPFFAIVNVMVGYTLILYVLTPVTYWGLNLYKAKTFPIFSSHLYTSQGHVYNVTAIVNNNFQLDIPAYHEQGPIYLSTFFAVTYGCGFAAVIATLTHVAAFNGREILSQYKAAHKGKEDIHTKLMKKYKDIPNWWFHVMLAGALVLSLVLCIFMNDQVQLPWWGLLFAAGMALIFTLPISVITATTNQTPGLNIITEYVMGIIYPGRPIANVCFKTFGYMSMTQAVSFLNDFKLGHYMKVPPRSMFIVQFVGTILAGSINLGVAWWLLNTIENICQDQLLPPNSPWTCPNDRVFFDASVIWGLVGPIRIFGQLGNYSKLNWCFLIGALGPILVWLLHKCFPDQKWIKLINLPVVFGSTAMMPPATSLNYNSWIFFGIVFNFFVFRYRKDWWKRYNYVLSAAFDAGLAFMGVLLYFTLSMENISISWWGSNGEHCDLATCPTAKGVAVDGCPLYS